The following are encoded together in the Ranitomeya imitator isolate aRanImi1 chromosome 4, aRanImi1.pri, whole genome shotgun sequence genome:
- the IFRD1 gene encoding interferon-related developmental regulator 1, protein MPKSKKRSNRAAGGRQKNIQPFSDDDSSVETMSHCSSYSDVASFAEDGAEVDEEAAQEDFEFKLKGLIELTMDKSAKTRQAALEGLKSGLSSKILSDFILERRITLTDSIGRCLKKGKGEEQRVAAALACLLCCQLGSGMESEEVFKTLAPVLKSIICDRSASMPARQACAGYLGLCCFIATDDIEDLYLTMECMENLFTKQYHSEGGSDNASALHIQALLSWALLLTICHSSEVKKKIDIHLCKLPRLLSCDDVNMRIAAGETLALLFEFAREANADFYYEELEPLTETLKALATDCNKHRAKVDRRKQRSVFRDVLSAVEDGEFQSEMIRFGRERMHIDCWVKRLTYGVFKELFGSGMQFHLMTNGFLRSIFELGPPLLLDAATLKAMKVSRDERHMNNSAAFKARTKARSKLRDKRADVGEFF, encoded by the exons ATGCCGAAATCTAAGAAGAGGAGCAACCGGGCCGCGG GTGGCCGTCAGAAAAACATCCAACCGTTTAGTGACGACGATTCCTCCGTTGAAACCATGAGTCACTGCAGTAGCTATAGTGATGTTGCCAGCTTTGCCGAGGATG GAGCTGAGGTTGATGAAGAAGCTGCTCAGGAAGACTTTGAGTTCAAATTGAAGGGATTAATAGAGCTTACAATGGATAAAAG TGCGAAGACCAGACAAGCTGCCCTTGAAGGACTGAAGAGTGGGCTGTCATCGAAGATCCTCTCCGACTTCATCCTAGAAAGAAGGATAACGCTCACAGATAGTATTGGACGTTGCCTGAAGAAGG GTAAAGGTGAAGAGCAGCGTGTGGCTGCAGCCCTCGCCTGTCTCCTGTGCTGCCAGCTTGGCTCCGGAATGGAAAGCGAAGAAGTCTTCAAAACCTTAGCTCCTGTCTTAAAAAGCATCATCTGTGACCGGAGTGCCAGCATGCCGGCTCGCCAGGCT tGTGCCGGTTATTTGGGTCTCTGCTGCTTCATTGCCACGGATGACATTGAG gaTTTGTACCTGACAATGGAGTGTATGGAGAATCTGTTTACCAAGCAGTACCACTCAGAAGGGGGATCTGACAATGCCTCGGCACTCCACATCCAGGCGCTGCTTTCGTGGGCTCTCCTGCTGACCATATGTCATAGCAGCGAGGtgaagaaaaaaattgacat ACATCTGTGTAAACTTCCGCGCCTGTTGTCATGTGATGATGTGAACATGAGGATTGCAGCAGGGGAGACGCTCGCTCTCTTGTTTGAATTTGCACGAGAAGCCAATGCG GACTTTTATTATGAAGAACTTGAACCTTTAACTGAAACATTGAAAGCTTTGGCCACCGACTGCAACAAACACAGAGCCAAAGTAGATAGGAGGAAACAGCGATCAGTTTTCCGAGATGTCCTTAGTGCAGTAGAG GATGGAGAATTCCAGTCCGAGATGATTCGCTTTGGGAGAGAACGCATGCACATTGACTGCTGGGTGAAGAGGCTCACGTATGGGGTCTTCAAGGAACTTTTTGGCTCTGGCATGCAGTTTCATCTTATG ACAAACGGATTTCTCCGTAGTATTTTTGAGCTTGGTCCCCCTTTGCTCTTAGATGCAGCTACTCTTAAAGCAATGAAGGTTTCTCGTGATGAAAGG CACATGAACAACTCTGCAGCATTCAAAGCTCGTACAAAGGCTAGAAGCAAACTGCGTGACAAGAGAGCAGATGTGGGGGAGTTCTTCTAA